One Setaria italica strain Yugu1 chromosome I, Setaria_italica_v2.0, whole genome shotgun sequence DNA window includes the following coding sequences:
- the LOC101757229 gene encoding cytochrome P450 86A2, translating to MEVGTWAVVVAVVAAYMAWFWRLSRGLSGPRVWPVLGSLPGLVQHAEDMHEWIVGNLRRTGGTYQTCIFAVPGVARRGGLVTVTCDPRNLEHVLKARFDNYPKGPFWHAVFRDLLGDGIFNSDGETWVAQRKTAALEFTTRTLRTAMSRWVSRSIHLRLLPILDEAANEKTHVDLQDLLLRLTFDNICGLAFGKDPETLAPGLPENAFASAFDRATEATLNRFIFPECLWRCKKWLGLGMETTLARSVAHVDEYLAAVIRARKLELAGNGKCDTAAAAAHDDLLSRFMRKGSYSDESLQHVALNFILAGRDTSSVALSWFFWLVSTHPDVERKVVRELCSALAASRLEFRPERWLSADGTRFEPHDSYRFVAFNAGPRICLGKDLAYLQMKNIAGSVLLRHRLAVAPGHRVEQKMSLTLFMKHGLRMEVRPRDLAPVIDELRTADAAARPATAPCA from the exons ATGGAGGTGGGGAcgtgggcggtggtggtggcggtggtggccgcgTACATGGCGTGGTTCTGGCGGCTGTCGCGTGGGCTCAGCGGGCCGCGGGTGTGGCCTGTGCTCGGCAGCCTGCCGGGGCTGGTGCAGCACGCCGAGGACATGCACGAGTGGATCGTCGGCAACCTGCGCCGCACGGGCGGCACGTACCAGACCTGCATCTTCGCGGTGCCCGGcgtggcgcgccgcggcgggctgGTCACCGTCACCTGCGACCCGCGCAACCTGGAGCACGTCCTCAAGGCGCGCTTCGACAACTACCCCAAGGGCCCCTTCTGGCACGCCGTCTTCCGGGACCTGCTCGGCGACGGTATCTTCAACTCCGACGGCGAGACCTGGGTCGCGCAGCGGAAGACCGCCGCGCTCGAGTTCACCACGCGCACGCTCCGGACGGCCATGTCCCGGTGGGTGTCGCGCTCCATCCACCTCAGGCTGCTGCCCatcctggacgaggcggccAACGAGAAGACGCACGTCGACCTCCaggacctcctcctccgcctcaccTTCGACAACATCTGCGGCCTGGCGTTCGGCAAGGACCCCGAGACGCTCGCCCCCGGCCTGCCGGAGAACGCCTTCGCCTCGGCCTTCGACCGCGCCACGGAGGCGAcgctcaaccggttcatcttccCGGAGTGCCTGTGGCGGTGCAAGAAGTGGCTGGGCCTCGGCATGGAGACCACGCTGGCCCGCAGCGTCGCGCACGTGGACGAGTACCTCGCCGCCGTCATCAGGGCGCGCAAGCTCGAGCTCGCCGGCAACGGCAAGTGcgacacggcggcggccgcggcgcacgACGACCTGCTCTCCCGGTTCATGCGCAAGGGCTCCTACTCGGACGAGTCGCTGCAGCACGTGGCGCTCAACTTCatcctcgccggccgcgacaccTCCTCCGTGGCGCTCTCCTGGTTCTTCTGGCTCGTGTCCACGCACCCCGACGTGGAGCGCAAGGTCGTGCGCGAGCtctgctccgcgctcgccgcgTCCC GCCTCGAGTTCCGCCCCGAGCGGTGGCTGTCCGCCGACGGCACCCGGTTCGAGCCGCACGACTCGTACCGGTTCGTGGCGTTCAACGCCGGGCCGAGGATCTGCCTCGGCAAGGACCTGGCGTACCTGCAGATGAAGAACATCGCCGGCAGCgtgctcctccgccaccgcctggcCGTGGCGCCGGGCCACCGCGTCGAGCAGAAGATGTCGCTGACGCTGTTCATGAAGCACGGGCTCCGGATGGAGGTGCGCCCGCGCGACCTGGCCCCGGTCATCGACGAGCTCCGCACCGCCGACGCGGCAGCAAGGCCGGCCACGGCGCCCTGCGCGTAG
- the LOC101768985 gene encoding uncharacterized protein At1g08160, with amino-acid sequence MAEPRRTRPSTFRCAAATLLAVAVVVVIVVLLWLFLHPSKLVLSVDHASTTGFNFTAAGGLAGAFDLTLRAFNPNERAGVSYRWLDVGVWYNGTYLAGAHAPGFTQSPEDETRVDVAARAAPDAWTLPRDVQEGIKRERTAGKLTVDVHVVAKVRFRYGVVRTRKYTVRASCPAVAIDFASPTSFHRVPCYVHI; translated from the coding sequence ATGGCAGAGCCCAGGCGCACACGGCCGTCGACGTTCcggtgcgcggcggcgacgctgctggcggtggcggtcgtcgtcgtcatcgtcgtcctcctctgGCTCTTCCTCCACCCGTCCAAGCTCGTCCTCTCCGTCGACCACGCCTCCACGACGGGCTTCAACTtcacggccgccggcgggctCGCGGGCGCGTTCGACCTCACCCTGCGCGCCTTCAACCCGAACGAGCGCGCGGGCGTGTCCTACCGCTGGCTCGACGTCGGGGTGTGGTACAACGGCACGTACCTCGCCGGCGCCCACGCGCCGGGGTTCACCCAGTCGCCGGAGGACGAGACGCGGGTCGACGTCGCCGCCCGGGCGGCGCCCGACGCTtggacgctgccgcgggacgtCCAGGAGGGCATCAAGAGGGAGCGCACGGCCGGGAAGCTGACGGTGGACGTGCACGTCGTCGCCAAGGTGAGGTTCCGGTACGGCGTGGTGAGGACGCGCAAGTACACCGTGCGCGCCAGCTGCCCGGCGGTGGCCATCGACTTCGCGTCGCCGACCTCGTTCCACCGGGTGCCCTGCTACGTGCACATCTGA